The window AAAACCAGAGCCCTCACTCCTCGCGGGTGGGGGTCTTTTCCTGTCCCGCTTGCCGGGCGTCGAGCAGCGCCTGAAGCTGGGTGAACGCGGCCACCACGCGGGGGAAACCCAGGTACGGCACGCACAGGAGCAGCACCTCGCGGACCTCGGCCTCGGTCGCCCCGGCGCGAAGGGCGCCGCGCAGGTGAGTCCGCAGTTCCGTCGGGCTGCCCAGCGACACCAGCAGGGCCGAGGCGACGAGTTCCTTGGTCTTCAGGTCCAGGCCGGGCCGCTCGTACACGGTGTCGTAGGCGAAGTCGCGCACATACCGCATCAGGTCGGGGTCGAGGGCGGCGAGCCGGGCCAGGATGCGCTCCTCCTGCTCGCCGAAAATCTGGCCCCGGGCCGTTCCCGCGCGCTCCTCTGCCCCAGCCCTGTTGCCGTCTGTCATGCGGGGAAGCGTAGCAGGCCCACCCCCGGGGATGAGGGTGGGCCTGATTGTCCGACCGAACTTACTTCTTCAGCGCCTTGATGACGGCGGCGGTGAGGTCGGTCGCCTGGGCGTTGGCGTACACGACCAGCCGGGACTGGGCCGCGATGCGGCGGTCGAGCACGACCGAGTAGCCGTTGCTCTTCGCGGCGCTGGCAACGGCGGCGTTGACCTTGCTTGCCAGGGGTGCGAACGCGGTGCTCAGGCGGCTCTGGTGGCCCTTCTGGGTCGCCAGGAAATCGCGCTGCGCGTGCCCCAGGGCCTGCTGGTCGGCGGCGCTGCGGGTGGCGGCGGCCTTGGCGGCGAGCTGCTGAATCCGCGCCTGCTTCTTCGCCAGGTCGGCGTCCACCTTCTTGCTCAGGCTGAGGTAGCCGCTGCTGCCGGGCAGGGTCGCCACGACCCGCTGCACGTCCACGAAGCCGACGCGGCCCTTGCGCTGCTGGGCGTGGGGCACGGTCGTCAGCAGCGCGAGCGGCAGGATCAGGAATGCTTTTCTCATGGGTCTCCTCTCTGCGTCGGGGCAGGCCGGGCAAGGCGAGGCCCCCGCGTGGGGGGCGGGGGCCAGCCCGGGCCGCCTCCGGCTTACTTGAGGGCCTTGAGGGCCGCGCTCGTCAGGTCGGTGCTGTTGTCCGCGTACACGACCAGACCCTGGGCCGCCACACCGCTGTCCATCACGATGCTGTAGCCGTTGGCCGTGGCCGCGCTCTTGATCGCCGCGTCGGCGGCCTTCTCAGCAGCGGAGAGCTTGGGCTGGAGGGCCGTCATCTGGTCGTTGTACGCCTTGCCGCGCGCCTGGTAGGTGCTGACGAGCTGGGCGCGCTTGTCCTTGTCGGCGGCGGTGGCCGCAGTGCCCTTGGCGTCGATGGCCTGAATCTGCTTCTGGAGATCGCCGAGTTCAGCGTCCGCCTTCTTCTGGAGGTCGCCCAGTTGCTTCCCGGCGTCCTGCGCGTTCAGGATGGCCTGCACGTTCACGAAGCCGATCTTCTGGGGGGTCGTCTGGGCGTGCGGGGCCAGCGTCCCCAGGCCGAATGCGGCCACGAGGGCGATGGGGGCGAGCGCCTTGGCGTTCATCTTCATGGGCGGCACGCTAGCACGGCCCTTTCTGAGCCGAATGAACAGGTCCACAGTCTTCTCACATCGCGCATCAGCGGGGGATCAGAAGCCTCTTTCCCCCGCCGGAAAGGTAAGCTGAGTCATGCTCGTAAGTGATTGGATGACCCCGGACCCCATCACCGTGACGCCCGACACGCCCGTGATGGACGCCCTGAAGATCCTCAAGGAGCGGGGCTTCCGCCGCCTGCCCGTGATGGACGGGGACCGGCTGGTGGGCATCACCACCCGCAAGGATCTCAAGGACGCGATGCCCAGCAAGGCGACCACCCTGAGCGTGTGGGAGCTGAACTACCTCCTGAGCAAGCTGACGGTCAGCGAGATGATGGCGCGCCCCGTGATCACCGCCGACGAGAGCGAACACATGGAGGACGCCGCGCTGCGGATGCAGGAGTACGGGGTGGGCGGCCTGCCCGTGCTGGACGCCTCGGGGAAGATGACCGGGATCATCACGATCACCGACGTGCTGCGCGCCTTTATCGACATCATGGGGCTCAGGGAGGGCGGCGTGCGCCTGACCCTCGACATGCCCGACCAGCCCGGCAGCCTGGCGCGGGCCGCCGATGCCGCGCAGCCCAGCAACATCATCAGCGTGGCGACCTACGGCCACCGCGACCAGGGCGGCCAGCCCCGCCGCCGCTTCGTGATGCGCGTGACCGGCGAGGGCGCCCGCGAGGCCCGCACCCGGGCGCGCGAGGCGGGCATCGACGTGCTGGAGTGAGGGCCCCGCCTAGAACCGGAAGCTGGAAAGCTGCGCGGAGTAGCGGCCAGGGGCGTCCTCCCGCAGGGTCAGCACGCCGGTCGCCTCGTTCTTGTCCTCGTCGGTGAAGCGCCACACGCTGGTGACGATCCGCCCGGGAGGCGTGAGGGTGATTGGGGTCCAGCCCGCCGCCTTCAACTGCGCGGCGTAGAAGTCGAGGAGCGCCGTGGCCGTGAGGGGGGACTGGATCGCCGCGCCGCTGTTCCAACTGCCGCTGCCGCCGCCGACCCCTCGGGGTTGCACGCTCGTGCCTTCCGGCGGGCGTAACGCGGGCAGGTCGGGGCGCGGAAAGCCGCCGCCCGCCTCCGAGCGCACCTGGTCCCGCAGGTTCGGATTCCGGCTCAGGTTGAGCCCCACCTGCGTCACGTTGCCCACCCGCCGGAGGGAGGCGTAGAGGGCCACGCCTTCCTCCAGCCGGTAGAAGGAGAGGAAATCGGTGGGCTCCTGGGGCAGGAACCCGGTCCCGGCGAAGGGCAGGCCCTGACGGGGAAAGGCCGTCCAGCCCCGGGCCGTCAGGGAAGTCTGGAGCGCCGAGCCGACCTGGGCGGGAGCGGCGGGGCTGTCGAGGTAGACATTCTGCGAGGTGGGAAAGTCCGGGGCGCTGCTCGTCCGCAGCACGCTGCCGATCACTCGACTTCCGGGCAGGGCGGGCAGCGGCCCCAGCGGCTGGGGCGGGAGTTGCCCGACCAGCAGCCGCGTCTCGACCTCGGAGGGGCCGAAGTCGAAGCTCAGGGCGCGCCGGACGAGTTCACGCTCGGCGGCGAGGCTCGCCGGGGTCGGGGCGGGGGCGGCGGGCGTGCCCTGGGCGAGGGCGGTGGAGAGTGTCAGCAGGGCCAGGAAAGACGAGAAGCGCCTCATGGGGACCTCCGGGCTGTTCGGGGAGTGGGCGGGCCACACGACCCGTCCCGCAGCTCACCCTAACGAACCGCCCGGGACCCGGAGGCCGCAAATGTGGAATGGCCCGCCTCCCGTGAAGCCCTCAGCCCAGGCTCGACGCCACCGCGTTTTCCGCCCGGCTATCCCCCAGCGCCTCCCAGGCCGCCCGCACCGCCGCGCCGCGCTCGAAGCGGACGCCCAGGCTCTCGAAGCAGTCCTCCAGCATCCCCGCGATCCCCAGGGCGTCGTAGCGGTCGGCATAGCCCAGGGTGGAGACGCGGAACACAGCGTCTTCGTGGGGGGCCTGCCCGGGAAGGGCCCGCTGCCCCATCTCGGCGAGGCGCGAGGCGACCTGCCGCCCGGTGAGGGGAGCGGGGGGCCGCAGCACCGCGACGGCGGGCGTGGTGCGCGCCGCCCAGGCGGGGGCGCCGAGGGCCCTTCCGGCCGCCATCAGCGCGTCCGCCTGCCGCCACTTCTCGGCCCACAGCACTTCCAGCGGCACGGCGAGGAGGCGGTCGAGGGCGAGCGACAGCGCGGAGATCAGGTTGATGGCAGGGGTCTGCGGCGTGTTTCCGGCCTTCTGCCCCCTCAGCTCGCGCGTCAGGTCGAGGTAGAAGCCGCGCCCGGTCGCGGGCACCATCCGCTCCTGCACCTCCGGGCTGAACAGCACGAAGCCCAGGCCGGGGGGCGTGGCCGTGCCCTTCTG is drawn from Deinococcus aerius and contains these coding sequences:
- a CDS encoding carboxymuconolactone decarboxylase family protein, with protein sequence MTDGNRAGAEERAGTARGQIFGEQEERILARLAALDPDLMRYVRDFAYDTVYERPGLDLKTKELVASALLVSLGSPTELRTHLRGALRAGATEAEVREVLLLCVPYLGFPRVVAAFTQLQALLDARQAGQEKTPTREE
- a CDS encoding OmpH family outer membrane protein, with translation MRKAFLILPLALLTTVPHAQQRKGRVGFVDVQRVVATLPGSSGYLSLSKKVDADLAKKQARIQQLAAKAAATRSAADQQALGHAQRDFLATQKGHQSRLSTAFAPLASKVNAAVASAAKSNGYSVVLDRRIAAQSRLVVYANAQATDLTAAVIKALKK
- a CDS encoding OmpH family outer membrane protein, translated to MKMNAKALAPIALVAAFGLGTLAPHAQTTPQKIGFVNVQAILNAQDAGKQLGDLQKKADAELGDLQKQIQAIDAKGTAATAADKDKRAQLVSTYQARGKAYNDQMTALQPKLSAAEKAADAAIKSAATANGYSIVMDSGVAAQGLVVYADNSTDLTSAALKALK
- a CDS encoding CBS and ACT domain-containing protein, with the translated sequence MLVSDWMTPDPITVTPDTPVMDALKILKERGFRRLPVMDGDRLVGITTRKDLKDAMPSKATTLSVWELNYLLSKLTVSEMMARPVITADESEHMEDAALRMQEYGVGGLPVLDASGKMTGIITITDVLRAFIDIMGLREGGVRLTLDMPDQPGSLARAADAAQPSNIISVATYGHRDQGGQPRRRFVMRVTGEGAREARTRAREAGIDVLE
- a CDS encoding aminotransferase class V-fold PLP-dependent enzyme, which translates into the protein MTDPRDAHLPLNRQRLIAPGPVEVEPRVLLELARPQMHHRAPEGVEVLMEARAKLTRLLGDPYDAVITTSSGTGAFEGALTSLTPEGARVVNAQAGKFSERWGEMSRRLGYDTTIVARPWGELLDPEEVADAAKDAHTLLVTHSETSTGALHDLAAIVAAARAQNPDLIVIADCITSYGVAELRPAAWGVDAVVSGSQKGTATPPGLGFVLFSPEVQERMVPATGRGFYLDLTRELRGQKAGNTPQTPAINLISALSLALDRLLAVPLEVLWAEKWRQADALMAAGRALGAPAWAARTTPAVAVLRPPAPLTGRQVASRLAEMGQRALPGQAPHEDAVFRVSTLGYADRYDALGIAGMLEDCFESLGVRFERGAAVRAAWEALGDSRAENAVASSLG